From Candidatus Obscuribacterales bacterium, the proteins below share one genomic window:
- a CDS encoding NAD(P)/FAD-dependent oxidoreductase: MSKVDCGRDRGVLPPGRAHTCWDVVHNREDGDRFIALTPYFAVYWITMTQQPAHICILGGGFGGLYTALALDRLPWPPLQHPRITLVDQRDRFTFAPLLYELLTGELQAWEVAPPYAELLAETRIQFRQTAVSQVDLANQRVDLADGSSLDYDRLVLALGGETPVDQVPGAQEYAIPFRTVHDAYRLDERLRLLETSEVDKIRVAIVGGGTSGVELACKLADRLGKRGRLRLVERGEDLLKRSPEFNREASRQALSDRGVWLDLETQVTQVTSDSLSLDYRGQIDTIPVDIVLWTVGTQVAEVVRSLPVPHNEQGQLTITDTLQVLEHPHVFALGDLAACEDADGQRIPATAQAAFQQADYAAWNIWADLSDRPLLPFRYQNLGEMMTLGIDNATLMGLGLKLDGQLAHIFRRLAYLYRMPTFDHQLKVGLNWIARPLRELLST; this comes from the coding sequence GCACACACCTGCTGGGACGTGGTACACAATAGAGAGGATGGCGATCGCTTCATTGCCCTCACCCCTTATTTTGCCGTCTACTGGATAACCATGACTCAGCAACCTGCACATATCTGTATTCTCGGTGGAGGCTTCGGGGGTCTCTATACAGCACTGGCGCTGGATCGCCTCCCCTGGCCACCGCTCCAGCATCCTCGCATTACCCTGGTCGATCAGCGCGATCGCTTTACCTTTGCACCGTTGCTATACGAACTACTGACCGGCGAACTACAGGCTTGGGAAGTCGCACCGCCCTATGCCGAACTTTTAGCCGAAACCCGAATTCAGTTTCGCCAAACTGCCGTTAGCCAGGTAGATCTAGCCAACCAGCGCGTTGACCTCGCCGATGGGTCTTCCCTAGACTACGATCGCCTCGTGCTGGCCCTAGGCGGCGAAACCCCGGTAGATCAAGTGCCCGGTGCCCAGGAGTACGCCATTCCCTTCCGCACGGTTCATGATGCCTATCGCCTTGATGAACGTTTGCGGCTGTTGGAAACCTCCGAGGTAGACAAAATTCGCGTGGCAATCGTGGGCGGCGGCACCAGCGGCGTGGAACTGGCCTGCAAGCTGGCCGATCGCCTTGGCAAGCGGGGACGGCTGCGATTGGTGGAACGGGGCGAAGATCTGCTGAAGCGATCGCCCGAGTTTAACCGCGAGGCATCCCGCCAGGCCCTCAGCGATCGCGGTGTATGGCTGGATCTCGAAACCCAAGTCACCCAAGTCACTAGCGATAGCCTATCCCTTGACTATCGGGGGCAAATCGACACCATTCCCGTTGACATTGTTCTATGGACCGTGGGCACCCAGGTGGCCGAGGTGGTGCGATCGCTGCCCGTTCCCCACAACGAGCAGGGACAACTCACCATTACCGATACGCTCCAGGTTTTAGAGCATCCCCATGTGTTCGCCCTTGGTGATTTAGCCGCCTGTGAAGACGCCGATGGGCAACGCATTCCTGCCACCGCTCAAGCTGCCTTCCAGCAAGCCGACTATGCCGCATGGAACATCTGGGCCGATTTGAGCGATCGCCCCCTGCTGCCCTTCCGCTACCAAAACCTAGGCGAAATGATGACCTTAGGTATCGATAACGCAACATTAATGGGCTTGGGTCTAAAGTTAGATGGACAACTGGCCCACATTTTCCGTCGCTTGGCCTATCTTTATCGCATGCCTACCTTTGATCATCAACTCAAAGTAGGCTTAAATTGGATTGCCCGTCCCCTGCGGGAGTTGCTATCTACCTGA
- a CDS encoding HAD-IA family hydrolase, which yields MKRPKVIFLDAVGTLIGVRGTVGEVYCDIAKVYGVQADPIAVNEAFYDSFKAASTMAFPGIDEDEIEEREFGWWWAIAAQTFQRAGVLDQFDNFAGFFASLYAHFATADPWFIYADVRWALEHWQSQGIELGIISNFDSRLHRVLPALKLDGFFSSVTLSTHVGAAKPDARIFELALAKHDCSPDEAWHIGDSFRQDYEGARAAGLRGVWLRRSEVESEQPIPA from the coding sequence ATGAAACGTCCTAAAGTTATTTTTCTGGACGCGGTCGGCACCCTCATTGGCGTCCGTGGAACCGTTGGTGAAGTCTATTGCGATATTGCAAAGGTCTATGGCGTCCAGGCGGATCCAATCGCCGTGAACGAGGCCTTTTACGATAGTTTTAAGGCCGCTTCGACCATGGCCTTTCCCGGTATTGATGAGGATGAAATTGAAGAGCGGGAGTTTGGCTGGTGGTGGGCGATCGCTGCTCAGACCTTCCAGCGAGCTGGTGTGCTTGACCAGTTTGATAACTTTGCCGGCTTTTTTGCCTCCCTCTATGCCCACTTTGCCACCGCTGATCCGTGGTTCATCTATGCAGATGTGCGCTGGGCGCTAGAGCATTGGCAAAGCCAAGGCATTGAGCTAGGCATTATCTCCAACTTTGATTCCCGACTGCACCGGGTCTTACCGGCACTGAAGCTTGACGGCTTCTTTTCCTCCGTCACCCTTTCTACCCATGTGGGTGCAGCCAAGCCCGATGCTCGGATCTTCGAACTTGCCCTGGCAAAACATGATTGTTCGCCAGATGAAGCTTGGCACATTGGCGACAGCTTCCGCCAAGACTATGAAGGTGCAAGGGCCGCTGGTCTGCGCGGTGTATGGCTGCGTCGCAGTGAAGTAGAAAGCGAACAACCCATTCCTGCCTAG
- a CDS encoding prepilin-type N-terminal cleavage/methylation domain-containing protein codes for MRAKLLRQPANAGFTLIEVLAVVIIVGILAAIAAPGWVAFANSREANQLADQVFQRIRQSQTDAGRLRSNQVVEFNDGNPPVMSYGSSVGGGRNTELLGEGRLANGMASLDVFDVNGAEVDSVMFDPNGILVSDGNLPITVAVQVPADGSGATRCVILKTLLGASELAQGDACTP; via the coding sequence ATGAGAGCAAAACTGCTTCGCCAACCAGCCAACGCCGGCTTTACCCTGATTGAGGTTTTGGCGGTCGTGATTATCGTGGGCATTCTGGCAGCGATCGCCGCTCCAGGATGGGTTGCCTTTGCCAACTCCCGCGAGGCTAATCAGCTTGCCGACCAAGTATTTCAGCGCATCCGCCAATCGCAAACTGATGCAGGGCGCTTACGCAGCAATCAAGTGGTTGAGTTCAATGACGGGAATCCACCGGTCATGAGCTATGGCTCTTCAGTGGGTGGGGGGCGTAATACCGAGCTTTTGGGTGAAGGACGGCTGGCCAATGGAATGGCTAGCTTAGACGTCTTTGATGTCAACGGTGCCGAGGTCGATTCGGTCATGTTTGACCCCAATGGCATCTTGGTTTCAGATGGCAATCTACCGATCACTGTGGCCGTTCAAGTGCCGGCAGATGGCTCTGGAGCTACCCGCTGTGTGATCCTCAAAACCTTGCTGGGTGCATCTGAACTTGCCCAGGGTGATGCCTGCACCCCTTAG